The Medicago truncatula cultivar Jemalong A17 chromosome 4, MtrunA17r5.0-ANR, whole genome shotgun sequence genome includes a region encoding these proteins:
- the LOC25493617 gene encoding uncharacterized protein, with protein MASGWVKSLQCKSRAFEDVYHPYPKTLLTSASCRKTVQNIKDIVEIPKPKKPKTSLEKHSSSKSKYPTNNKSETPTMNRSRSMTATTTTSSSSRAITELPEGHPSRNVVDIIFHTSWGNNEFPGRVEMIFKVQNGARTMSRFEEFREAVKTRAASSVSDSEENARCVADGNEVMQFHCLGPAEDGGPHGSWSFPERKGAAICTFSGSGGAHENSGGGKGRMAMLVCRVVAGRVSKRVGYLDYKRVGFDSVSGDNGELLVFDSRAVLPCFLIIYRL; from the coding sequence ATGGCTAGTGGTTGGGTTAAGTCATTACAATGCAAATCAAGAGCATTCGAAGATGTTTATCATCCTTATCCCAAAACCCTATTAACAAGTGCTAGTTGTAGAAAAACCGTTCAAAATATCAAAGATATCGTTGAAATTCCAAAGCCTAAAAAACCTAAAACATCCTTAGAAAAACATTCtagttcaaaatcaaaatatccaACCAACAACAAATCAGAAACACCAACCATGAACCGTTCACGAAGCATGACAGCGACAACAAcgacttcatcttcttcacgtGCGATCACTGAACTACCTGAAGGACACCCATCACGTAACGTTGTTGATATCATATTCCATACAAGCTGGGGAAACAATGAGTTTCCGGGACGGGTTGAGATGATATTCAAAGTACAAAACGGTGCAAGAACAATGTCACGATTTGAAGAGTTTCGTGAAGCGGTGAAAACACGCGCTGCTTCTTCTGTGTCTGATTCTGAGGAGAATGCAAGGTGTGTTGCTGATGGAAATGAAGTGATGCAGTTTCATTGTTTGGGTCCTGCGGAGGACGGTGGGCCCCATGGGTCGTGGTCGTTTCCGGAGAGGAAGGGGGCGGCGATATGTACATTTTCCGGGAGCGGTGGTGCGCATGAGAATAGCGGGGGTGGGAAAGGAAGAATGGCGATGTTGGTGTGTAGGGTTGTTGCGGGTCGGGTTTCTAAGCGGGTTGGGTATTTGGATTATAAACGAGTTGGGTTTGACTCAGTGAGTGGTGATAATGGTGAGTTATTGGTGTTTGACTCGCGTGCGGTATTGCCTTGTTTTCTTATTATTTACAGGTtgtaa
- the LOC120579983 gene encoding uncharacterized protein, with product MGRYNNYFSDFDVKVWLHEMTKGTSAIFLITRVWYTWCWRNNTIFYGQHWCIQDVVRKIFLLHDECISYYPNLGLDPHSSHLLAHWILHPEGTLKINIDDSFLEDWIAGGGVRNHDGDWIAGFSHYEAGGDALLAELRAIRIGLDFCNLKGYVNIICESDCLKAVDLIIDGRDHTLHTYATDILHIRDVLHGNGNTTLMHVLREQNMCKFYG from the coding sequence ATGGGGCGCTATAATAATTATTTCTCTGACTTTGATGTCAAGGTTTGGCTTCATGAGATGACAAAGGGTACTTCTGCTATTTTTCTTATCACAAGAGTATGGTATACTTGGTGTTGGAGAaacaatactattttttatgGTCAACATTGGTGTATTCAAGATGTGGTGCGAAAGATCTTTTTGTTACATGATGAATGCATTTCTTACTATCCCAATCTTGGTTTGGACCCACACTCGTCACATCTCTTAGCTCATTGGATCCTCCATCCGGAAGGTACACTTAAAATCAATATTGATGATAGCTTTCTAGAAGATTGGATAGCTGGTGGTGGTGTTCGCAACCACGATGGAGATTGGATAGCTGGTTTTTCTCACTATGAAGCTGGAGGTGATGCGTTATTAGCTGAGTTACGTGCTATCAGAATAGGTCttgatttttgtaatttaaaaggCTATGTCAACATTATTTGTGAGAGTGATTGTTTGAAAGCAGTTGACCTGATTATTGACGGTCGTGATCATACCTTGCACACTTATGCTACCGACATCCTTCATATTAGAGATGTTTTACATGGAAATGGTAATACAACATTGATGCATGTTCTTAGGGAACAAAATATGTGCAAATTTTATGGCTAA
- the LOC25493615 gene encoding probable lipid phosphate phosphatase beta, with product MGVDKPPPKPTTTPPPFLYRITSLDATISHSIHTFTSPHAPKQFLRFLEHLADFRLFFPVTLSLFLATPPLSPLRPHLFLPLLICSILDLIFIGFTKFLVRRSRPLYSIHGDYNAVVPVDKFSFPSGHSSRVCFIASIFSLSRDWIVDAVNHPSHPRIAVFVERWIGGDEVMAVNLLVVLVWCWALTTVISRVVLGRHYVLDVIVGACFGVLEALITLRFLNFSVLI from the coding sequence ATGGGCGTCGATAAACCACCACCCAAACCAACCACCACACCGCCACCGTTCCTCTACCGCATCACTTCTCTCGACGCTACAATCTCCCATTCCATCCACACCTTCACCTCCCCCCACGCCCCAAAACAGTTCCTCCGCTTCCTCGAACACTTAGCCGATTTCCGCTTATTCTTCCCCGTCACTCTCTCACTCTTCCTCGCCACACCCCCTCTCTCTCCTCTCCGTCCTCACCTCTTCCTCCCTCTCCTCATCTGCTCCATCCTCGACCTCATTTTCATCGGTTTCACCAAATTTCTCGTTCGTAGATCTCGTCCTTTGTATTCCATTCACGGTGATTACAACGCTGTTGTTCCCGTTGATAAATTCTCATTCCCGAGTGGTCACTCATCCAGAGTTTGTTTCATTGCTTCGATATTTTCACTCTCGCGTGATTGGATCGTTGACGCGGTCAACCATCCGAGTCATCCGCGGATTGCGGTATTTGTTGAGAGGTGGATTGGTGGAGATGAAGTTATGGCGGTTAATTTGTTGGTTGTTTTAGTTTGGTGTTGGGCTTTGACGACGGTTATTTCAAGGGTTGTTCTTGGGAGGCATTATGTTCTTGATGTTATCGTCGGAGCTTGCTTTGGTGTTTTGGAAGCTTTGATTACTTTGCGGTTTCTCAATTTCAGTGTTTTGATTTGA